The following are encoded in a window of Impatiens glandulifera chromosome 5, dImpGla2.1, whole genome shotgun sequence genomic DNA:
- the LOC124940748 gene encoding uncharacterized protein LOC124940748 isoform X3 yields the protein MKNNHLQLTKKKKEDRQTNFRSKSQKISKHCLDYVPELDDDTSQLNNNNFDESSFSEIIHDSHFESANDFMENPILSAYESGKLEYSSISSSSNLDNVKSKFVEVDMMVSNLRQAEIQVLNSTNVDDVFKRIIYTLVEMVIEELNTMSGDKDRLPEIVSRKTHIVLLSSLATCICLAFMILLLCNGGSGSFIQPPPPPT from the exons ATGAAGAACAATCACCTTCAactgacgaagaagaagaaggaagatcGACAAACTAATTTCCGATCCAAATCTCAAAAG ATCAGCAAACATTGCCTCGATTATGTGCCTGAGTTGGACGATGATACCTCGCAgctgaataataataatttcgaTGAATCTTCATTTTCAGAAATCATCCATGACTCTCACTTCGAGTCGGCAAAT GATTTCATGGAAAATCCAATTCTATCTGCTTATGAATCAGGAAAACTAGAATACAGCTCTATTTCTTCTTCCAGTAATTTAGATAATGTGAAGAGCAAGTTTGTAGAGGTTGATATGATGGTGAGTAATCTTAGGCAAGCTGAAATTCAGGTCCTGAATTCAACAAACGTTGATGATGTGTTTAAACGTATCATATATACATTGGTAGAGATGGTAATTGAAGAgctaaatactatgtcaggagaTAAGGACAGATTACCTGAGATTGTTTCACGAAAAACTCATATTGTTCTTCTCAGCAGCCTTGCTACTTGTATTTGTCTTGCTTTTATGATTCTTCTGCTCTGTAATGGAGGATCAGGAAGCTTCATtcaaccaccaccaccaccaactTAA
- the LOC124940748 gene encoding uncharacterized protein LOC124940748 isoform X2, which produces MKNNHLQLTKKKKEDRQTNFRSKSQKQISKHCLDYVPELDDDTSQLNNNNFDESSFSEIIHDSHFESANDFMENPILSAYESGKLEYSSISSSSNLDNVKSKFVEVDMMVSNLRQAEIQVLNSTNVDDVFKRIIYTLVEMVIEELNTMSGDKDRLPEIVSRKTHIVLLSSLATCICLAFMILLLCNGGSGSFIQPPPPPT; this is translated from the exons ATGAAGAACAATCACCTTCAactgacgaagaagaagaaggaagatcGACAAACTAATTTCCGATCCAAATCTCAAAAG CAGATCAGCAAACATTGCCTCGATTATGTGCCTGAGTTGGACGATGATACCTCGCAgctgaataataataatttcgaTGAATCTTCATTTTCAGAAATCATCCATGACTCTCACTTCGAGTCGGCAAAT GATTTCATGGAAAATCCAATTCTATCTGCTTATGAATCAGGAAAACTAGAATACAGCTCTATTTCTTCTTCCAGTAATTTAGATAATGTGAAGAGCAAGTTTGTAGAGGTTGATATGATGGTGAGTAATCTTAGGCAAGCTGAAATTCAGGTCCTGAATTCAACAAACGTTGATGATGTGTTTAAACGTATCATATATACATTGGTAGAGATGGTAATTGAAGAgctaaatactatgtcaggagaTAAGGACAGATTACCTGAGATTGTTTCACGAAAAACTCATATTGTTCTTCTCAGCAGCCTTGCTACTTGTATTTGTCTTGCTTTTATGATTCTTCTGCTCTGTAATGGAGGATCAGGAAGCTTCATtcaaccaccaccaccaccaactTAA
- the LOC124940748 gene encoding uncharacterized protein LOC124940748 isoform X1: MKNNHLQLTKKKKEDRQTNFRSKSQKLLRFMQQISKHCLDYVPELDDDTSQLNNNNFDESSFSEIIHDSHFESANDFMENPILSAYESGKLEYSSISSSSNLDNVKSKFVEVDMMVSNLRQAEIQVLNSTNVDDVFKRIIYTLVEMVIEELNTMSGDKDRLPEIVSRKTHIVLLSSLATCICLAFMILLLCNGGSGSFIQPPPPPT; the protein is encoded by the exons ATGAAGAACAATCACCTTCAactgacgaagaagaagaaggaagatcGACAAACTAATTTCCGATCCAAATCTCAAAAG TTGCTACGATTCATGCAGCAGATCAGCAAACATTGCCTCGATTATGTGCCTGAGTTGGACGATGATACCTCGCAgctgaataataataatttcgaTGAATCTTCATTTTCAGAAATCATCCATGACTCTCACTTCGAGTCGGCAAAT GATTTCATGGAAAATCCAATTCTATCTGCTTATGAATCAGGAAAACTAGAATACAGCTCTATTTCTTCTTCCAGTAATTTAGATAATGTGAAGAGCAAGTTTGTAGAGGTTGATATGATGGTGAGTAATCTTAGGCAAGCTGAAATTCAGGTCCTGAATTCAACAAACGTTGATGATGTGTTTAAACGTATCATATATACATTGGTAGAGATGGTAATTGAAGAgctaaatactatgtcaggagaTAAGGACAGATTACCTGAGATTGTTTCACGAAAAACTCATATTGTTCTTCTCAGCAGCCTTGCTACTTGTATTTGTCTTGCTTTTATGATTCTTCTGCTCTGTAATGGAGGATCAGGAAGCTTCATtcaaccaccaccaccaccaactTAA
- the LOC124940748 gene encoding uncharacterized protein LOC124940748 isoform X4 has product MQQISKHCLDYVPELDDDTSQLNNNNFDESSFSEIIHDSHFESANDFMENPILSAYESGKLEYSSISSSSNLDNVKSKFVEVDMMVSNLRQAEIQVLNSTNVDDVFKRIIYTLVEMVIEELNTMSGDKDRLPEIVSRKTHIVLLSSLATCICLAFMILLLCNGGSGSFIQPPPPPT; this is encoded by the exons ATGCAGCAGATCAGCAAACATTGCCTCGATTATGTGCCTGAGTTGGACGATGATACCTCGCAgctgaataataataatttcgaTGAATCTTCATTTTCAGAAATCATCCATGACTCTCACTTCGAGTCGGCAAAT GATTTCATGGAAAATCCAATTCTATCTGCTTATGAATCAGGAAAACTAGAATACAGCTCTATTTCTTCTTCCAGTAATTTAGATAATGTGAAGAGCAAGTTTGTAGAGGTTGATATGATGGTGAGTAATCTTAGGCAAGCTGAAATTCAGGTCCTGAATTCAACAAACGTTGATGATGTGTTTAAACGTATCATATATACATTGGTAGAGATGGTAATTGAAGAgctaaatactatgtcaggagaTAAGGACAGATTACCTGAGATTGTTTCACGAAAAACTCATATTGTTCTTCTCAGCAGCCTTGCTACTTGTATTTGTCTTGCTTTTATGATTCTTCTGCTCTGTAATGGAGGATCAGGAAGCTTCATtcaaccaccaccaccaccaactTAA
- the LOC124938750 gene encoding transcription factor bHLH148-like → MSSSTLISNPVTAREVSRRKKRKKIINQNPSQNSIQWKSELQQQIYSSKLLQALRHVRLSSSPRRGRAVREAADRVLAATAKGRSRWSRAILTNRLKIKFMKNKRPRTTVTAGNRSKKPRVSILRLKSKNLPAVQRKVRFLGRLVPGCKKEPLPVILEEATDYIAALQMQIRAMSSLAEMLSGSSSNASSSNELGQILR, encoded by the coding sequence ATGTCTTCTTCAACACTAATCTCGAATCCTGTAACTGCTCGAGAGGTATCGAGAcggaagaagaggaagaagatcaTAAATCAGAATCCGTCTCAGAATTCAATTCAATGGAAATCCGAATTACAGCAACAAATCTACTCCTCCAAACTCCTTCAAGCTCTCCGTCATGTCCGATTAAGCTCATCGCCGCGCCGTGGACGAGCAGTGCGTGAAGCTGCCGATCGAGTATTAGCAGCAACAGCTAAAGGAAGGAGTAGATGGAGCCGAGCGATTCTTACTAACCGTCTGAAGATAAAattcatgaagaacaaaaggcCAAGGACGACGGTTACGGCTGGTAACAGATCGAAGAAGCCGCGAGTGAGTATTTTGCGATTGAAATCGAAGAATTTGCCGGCGGTACAGAGGAAAGTTAGGTTTCTTGGCCGTTTGGTTCCTGGTTGTAAGAAGGAACCTCTTCCTGTGATCTTAGAAGAAGCCACTGATTATATTGCTGCTTTACAGATGCAAATCAGAGCTATGAGTTCTCTCGCAGAGATGCTATCTGGATCGAGTTCTAATGCATCGTCTTCTAATGAACTAGGTCAAATTCTTCGTTGA
- the LOC124940093 gene encoding probable WRKY transcription factor 48, whose product MANSTFSDQIPAALFPFPTIYDANTPPPSYEDTEILSSSSFGLMDMLGFSDNYNPSMFDLFQPHDPPQLTSTFLPPPSPATTTTTTSEAVNTPTTPNSSSISSSSMDVPKGEELNHEKTKIECSLKPKRKNQKKQKDPRFAFMTKSEIDHLDDGYRWRKYGQKAVKNSPYPRSYYRCTTPACGVKKRVERSSSDPSIVITTYEGTHNHPFPVTTRGHIGILPEQAAVYGGGGGAGGGGGLGFDQNYMQPYIFDPAPLINYHYDHQNSVLQNARVCPSNGLLQDMMIGQSQAKEEIV is encoded by the exons ATGGCAAATTCAACATTTTCCGATCAGATTCCGGCAGCCTTGTTTCCCTTCCCAACCATCTACGACGCAAATACGCCGCCGCCGTCGTATGAAGATACTGAAATATTGTCAAGTTCAAGTTTTGGGCTCATGGATATGCTGGGATTTTCAGACAATTACAACCCATCTATGTTCGATCTATTCCAACCTCATGACCCACCTCAGCTGACATCAACTTTTCTTCCTCCGCCGTCGCCggcgacgacgacgacgacgacgtcGGAGGCTGTGAACACACCCACCACGCCGAATTCTTCTTCGATTTCATCCTCATCCATGGATGTCCCCAAAGGAGAAGAACTCAACCATGAGAAAACAAAGATAGA gtgTAGTTTGAAACCAAAAAGGAAGAACCAGAAAAAGCAAAAGGATCCGAGATTTGCGTTCATGACAAAGAGTGAAATTGATCATTTAGATGATGGCTATAGATGGAGAAAGTACGGTCAGAAAGCTGTTAAGAACAGCCCTTATCCAAG GAGTTACTACCGTTGCACCACGCCGGCATGCGGTGTGAAGAAGAGAGTGGAGAGATCTTCATCGGACCCTTCGATTGTCATCACAACATATGAAGGAACACACAATCATCCTTTTCCGGTGACGACACGTGGCCATATCGGAATCTTGCCGGAACAAGCTGCCGTGTacggaggaggaggaggtgctggtggtggtggtggtttaGGGTTTGATCAGAATTATATGCAACCCTACATATTTGATCCAGCTCCATTGATAAATTACCATTATGATCATCAAAATAGTGTTTTACAAAATGCTCGGGTTTGCCCTTCTAATGGGTTACTTCAAGATATGATGATCGGGCAATCTCAAGCAAAAGAGGAGATTGTGTAG